caatagtgtccactgtttttaagttgtgagagaataatggaaaaaaaaacacccttgtcgcacaagttgtgtgctttcagatgccttgaagtcgagacctcagctgaggtctcgaattcaattcaaatattttagaaaGATTAATTTGCCTGTtgttgtggattgggtttttttacAGGCACGTGGGAGTGCAAGGACCTAGATACTTATATCGGCTACAGGAATTGGGCTGAGGGTAACCCCGACAATGATGGCGGTAATGAGCGATGTGTGGAGATTTGGAGAGAATCAGCCTTATGGAATGATGCGGGATGTAATTGGGATCACCCGTCAGTCTGCAAGCAGTCTCTTACCAAGATTGTTCATTGGCGTTAACTTGCACACAGTCGCACAACAGTACATGTAATGGGAGACCTTGGAACACTAGTTGGAAGCAGACTtagcaggtaaatttccatttccaagtaaatttccacaaagCTATtgtgtatgcgccgtagcaccttgtaaattctTATACGGTACTACTGTAATtgagtctcagaattcatcactgcaattatcagctttctgaaaatttgtatatacactgtacattgtacatgtactcagtgccttgagtacttTGTTTGGTAGATctgtgcgctgtataagactgcTATATTATCTTGGGAACATTTTACCACACAATATCAGACGGGCTGAAACCACTGATCAATTTAAAACCTGGGATTAGACACATTTGTTAGATCAATTATGTCAGTGTAAACTTCATTCTTTTCGACCTTTTTTAACGTATTTCTTTCTCTCTTGTGCATAAAGGACCTTATGGTGATGTGCACActataagtacatgtactgtctattaaaggcactggacactattggcaattgtcaaagactagccttcacagtaagTGTagctcaatatatgcataaaataactaatctcggaaaatttgagctcaatatcggtcatcgaagttgcgagataataatgaaagaaaaaaacacccttgtcacacaaagttgtgtgcatttagatggttgattttgagatctcaagttctaaatctgaggtcttgaaatcaaattcgtggaaaattacttctttctccaaaactatggcacttcagagggagccgtttctcacaatgttttaaaccatcatcctctccccattactcgtcaccaagaaaggttttatgctaataattattttgagtaattagcaatagtgtccactgcctttaatgtttacGTAGTTTTGAGCATGTGCACATGACCAAGAGTTGTGGTTTTTACCTGGCAAATCTGCTGACACCTAGCGTGCTAATCATCCCTCACtgttttcattgtttacccTTTTCCAAAGCTAAGTAGTAAATATTTTCATATATTATATGAAAATACATAAAAAGGGGAGCAAGTCACTctcttgtgaaaaaaatgacTAATAACCGGGTAATCTGACCCAACTCCTATAACACTTTAGATTTTATTATGTTCAATTTATATGTTTAGCTGTACTTGTTTACAATTGCGTTCATTGTAGTTAGTAACAACATTGAATTTTTTAAAGAGCGGATGACAAACAACTGCTAAAGACAAGGAATGAAACATAAAAGGCAAAGTTTAAGTTTTGAACCATTTgactgttttaattttataataTTGCGATTATGCACAATAACAACTACATCTAACATGTTAAAATTCCTGAGATATTATGGACAATCGGCAGCGTTTATGAAGGAAGAATGCAGAAACAGTTCTCAGTTTGACattttgttacatgtatatcaagtaagcttttatgattattttgttttatacaaacattgactgcttCGATTGCTATGGTTAAACGACTcgcgaggtgatccccggagcgttctttTGGAACGGTTCgaggatcaccgagggagtcagagTTTTAATCATATcatgagtaaaagcagtcaatatttgttttataacaccccaacagactttttatcatcctcgtacacgtaacgttaGTAGGcacgtttcagatacacagatgcataACTGATTGGTTTCAAGGTGGGTAAAAAGGCGTTTGGGTACTGCATGCCGTAtaatagtcgtcggactatcagcGTATCATTtacactatcacacggccgcatTTCTaataaaactaagacatatcatgtgatgcgctctaaaccaatgaaaaggcagagtgtttgtaaggggtgttctaatagtaattaccaaagttaTACCCCCCTTTAGTTTAAGGATACTGCATAAAGTATTGATATGGAATTTCGTATTGCTctgtaattaaaggcagtggacagtattggtaattactcaagacaatgaaagcataaaaccatacttggtaacgagtattagggagctgttgatagtatcaaacattgtgagaactggctccctctgaagtgacgtagtttctgagaaagaagtaattttcgacaaatttgattttgagcttcagaattagattttgaggtctctaaatcaggcatctgaaagcacacaacttcgtgtgacaaggtttttttttctttcattattatctcgcaatttcgcaacttcgacaaccaattgagctcaaattttcgcaggtttgttattttatgcatatgttgagatacaccaagtgagaagactggtctttgacaattaccaatagtgtcctgtgcctttaacttttttaaattgttactgTTTATACACAGGACCCAATTGTTCAACTGATATGGCTAACCTATCtaaatctatactattaaaagcgtaacctgcgccatcttggattgaaaattagaaggtccagtggtatggcatccttgtggaatccaacacggttgtttgtgtggaattcaatacgtttgtgtggtttcagacgtcgggttgcaagtctgcaaaacccggatccaaactcgcacttacaagtcatgtgattggaggaagtttgggcggcgaccgtgcgtcaaccactggtcgatgttgttaccagacttcctagaaatctttctgacaggcgactcattggacagtgtttcgcagatggtgctccggattggttcattcattgccccttgcccgcccacccgccattcgatccgccctttttggtcaggttactttcgtgttgtactaagcatggttctccggattggttcattcattgccgcgcagggtcgaaagggtcgaagaggctgggtgccaggacaaaaccgaaactaatctcacgaatttgactgaatttgcattgaatggatgaagtaccgtagattgatgtttcgcaggtgaccatgtgtcaaccactggtcgacgttgttatcagacttcctagaaatccctctgcgggtgactcatttgttgaaaagattaaatggagaatatttataaaaaagcattcacttccaaacggcatgagaattatcatgatgaacaaggatgggatcaa
Above is a genomic segment from Asterias amurensis chromosome 6, ASM3211899v1 containing:
- the LOC139938957 gene encoding hepatic lectin-like, which translates into the protein MTAPGSEEEGAYLESLTGVNTWINCNDLTSQGTWECKDLDTYIGYRNWAEGNPDNDGGNERCVEIWRESALWNDAGCNWDHPSVCKQSLTKIVHWR